ttaatattttacataattaggaACAATAAATCTTTCACTCATTGCcagtttttaactaatatttcactAGTTTGAATGTGATGGATTTTAATATGGGCAGGTAATCAAGAAACTTTACCATACCCTATCATTATATGCCACGctattaatttcttttctgaGCAAAAGGcatcttaataatatatttaaataatatcacaGAGGGTATTAaggaattttaaaagtaatttacaatttataataacttatgaACTTTCACAAGGATTTTCAGTGTATTGCtcttcaaataaataaagtatcGTGTATAAAAGCTTTTAAAAGGAATAACACATTTGTTATTGACGTGGAGACAAGATAAcgcaacaacaattttacaatctTTGTTATCTTCTATAGAGATGCTGACAAACAGTTTTATAGAGTAAAGTAACTGGATTGTAAAGATAATAAGTTTTTAAGACTAATAGAACGTTAATACTATATGGGATATccatttattgtgatttttttttaaaaaagttcgTCATAAgattctattattataaattaataatttcatgttttttataataaaagtggAACAGTAAAAAGCTCCatttaggttttattatttttatggctGTTTTGTGTCACTGTTTCATAATAACTTTTCATACCTTCATCTGGAGGTTTGAGTAGAGCAAAATTGCGAAGTGTGATAatactggaaaaatataaaacatattagcTTAGTGTTATAcctagttttttaataataataaattaaggtaAAAATACGAAaccttaattaaaaatgtacaaaggtaaataaaattaactcaaTAAAATTTACTACTTCATTAAATTCTGATAATTTCTGACGGTCTTTGTTCTACTTGAatgaatcaaaatatttaaggtaCTGTTGTATACTTTGACGAGCAACAATTAATAATAGAATTCTTCTCCTTTGGGAACGTTAATTAGTGCCTTGCCAGATCAGACTGCTGCAGGCAGATTAATACATACAGCCATACAGTCAATTATTTTGTCGTACTTTTTGTGTCAGGTTTATCATGAAATTATATGTACGACTAGGTGTAGTTACATAAACATTGCCCATTTATATTTGAAACCAAGCAATATTGTTTGGAACTATTAACAAttgtaaactttaattataaaatttatgaatgtAAACTTGTTTCCCAACCTGTAATTCCTCTTGACTCAGAAACAATTTCCAGTTTCtcagaaaaaaaatttcactGTTTTGGTTATTCAGGGGAATTGGCTTTTCCAATTTACCTAACCCCTGATTGTAGAGGAAATTTGCACTCCGGGGGTGCTTTGTGTACAAAAACTTTTCACCATTAGTGTAAACCTCACAATCTATAACTGGTGTCTTTGTGAATAAAAATGCGTTTAGGTATTTATGTCTTACAGTATAGTTTTCCGAAGTTGAATGTTAAGCAGAAGAGGCAACGTCTAAACAACGATGCTCCAAATGGAGTAAAGTAAAAGTTTCCAATGGGTACTGATAGGACCGCGCTATAAACAGTTGTTTCATTAGGATTTCTGTCCCATATGATTGAAAAACTTTTTGTCTGTAGATAAGGGACAAAACCTGGCAATCTTCTCCGAGGTAATGTCTCTAATTTAATCCTGAAAGATGTCTATTACGGGAAACGTTATGTAGCGTACCTATAACTTGTCTATAAATactgtattgaaaatttttttatttaattgcattgcaaatatttcattaatttaaaaatttctcataTTTATTGCCTATAGTAATTGTATTAACTAATTCCATTACTAGTTTAATCTTTTGAGTCAATTTCCCCGATCAGGTTGCAAAAGATACTCACCTTAGTATTTTGAGCAAGGCTTCAGCTTCTCAAGAAATGTCCACAACTTATCATCGGTGTGGACGCATCACGCATTAGAGGATTATTTCAAACGGATCTAAGTTAGTCATCCCATCAAttcctaatattaatttattacaatgtaaatttacattaaaattagataaaagcTGTATTTCACACTCTAAAGTTTCTTGTATTTTAATCCTGTTTTACTTTTACAATGAAAATACCAAATACTagtatttaaggaaataaaatacaaaaagcaGGACCTTAAAACAGTAAGGAAGAAAAGCGgacaatatttaatacacaacAATCAGATAATTAAGGTgtctgaaaaaaaaattgtttcgttCTTAAATGCGAGAATGTAACATCCATCCCGGTTGTTGCTTTGACTcatgttaattttctttttagaacctactttatattataatttttacgccatgaaatataaataaattgtaattattgaatttgTTACGTTTTATTATATAGCAGTATTGAtttttgtacagtagtttaataaGTGACATTGAGGTTATTTTTGGATTGTAACAAACAGATCTATTTATTTGGAAACTAACAGGTTAATAACGCACAAGAGTAATTGAAATAGCAAAACTAGACTCAAGGTTTTTACACCTAGTTAGTAGCACCGCTCTCAATCCTGTAAACATGCAGTAGTGAACGCATGCCCGCCAACTCTTGTATGGGTGAGAACAATGCGTCCGACTTTTTAATTAAACCGCCTCTGTCTGTCATATCACACAAAACATTGTAGGCATGTGTGTAAAGTTGCAATATATCTAGCGCATGTACTGTTACAATACCACATACCAAGGTGGTGCGGCAAAACCATCGTCACGAGACAAGCAAGTAAAACATCATGTTGACATAgtgaaaagggttttttttataatcaatttgtAGTTGATAGGCcaattttggaatatatttagatttacagATAATTTCATATATACTTCGTATTCAATTCAACTCGTTCGGGATTGATGGCTTTATGTATGTTTTCAATTTCTAagaaaatcatatataaaattataaaaaaattaaatatgatttacacAATAATAGTAAACGTTACGATATATGTATAACTCGAACAAATTCACAGACTCTCTTTAAAtacaaacagtattttttttctaCTGTAATACTTTGTAAAATACCGGGTTTTCAAAAGGGTTTCTACACTGaaggtatatttaaaactatgagattaaaaaaatatccgTTCAAAGTTTtcagtcataaaaaataaacagggTAAAGTTAGTTAATGGTTCGTTCATTAGTAAGTTTTGAAATTCGTTTCTCTTAGTAGTAGCCTACTTTTAATGAGAAgtgtgtttaaatttgttttaaagtgtttttaaatgaaTGACATTTTCCCCTAGATTtacatactataaaataaaatctttcaagATCATCAAGCTGTAGCGGTAAGCTTCTGCTTAAATTGTACGCAACTAAaagtattttcttattaaaatggtagatgttttatatgattttataaataccaTATATTACAAGCTTTATTCGTGTGTTTTGtcaaataattcacaaaaatccatagttgtatgtttttttaatagaaatttttattcaACTATTTGGATGGAAACCTAATTGATAATGTCGTTTACTACTACTGTAAATAGTGATAGAAtcagattttttttttgaaataaaatttatttgaaaatgtaggTCTAAAGTAAACTGTTACTAAAACTTTTCAGATTGATTCGCACGATATCCtgttagtttcaaattgtatcatactctataattctaaaaaattgttatattcaattattcaaagaaattaattaaattccaaatggaacttgttttaatataattaaaacaatcctATGGCTCTTAATCTGGCTCTAAagactaaaaatgtaaaagtacgttttaatatcattttaataaatagaacCTCCATTACCTCTGTGATCTGATAAAGGaagacaattaaaattatattttgatccAACAGACGGCTTGAATATGTGAAGGCTATTAATGATCTGTGCTTTGGTGATAAATTACGAAAGTATGCAAAAATTACTCAAAGAATGGAACAGGATTTCGGGAGACAAAGCATAGCTATAACATGAGCGAGGGTATTTTACTGTACAACAGATGAAATGAACACGactgtgaaatgaaatgaaatgaaaaatgactttattagaggcgaagttaggactataaagtcctctcttaAGTGGTagacctcataaaaattaaactaaaatacatatgtatacatttataactgaaatttagtctatttatttacattacatattaaatgaatattaaaataaaatcaatcatcaataattttaatgatgTACTGTGCAGAGTACTGAAAAGAAAAAACACGTACATTCACCCTGATAACacctacttattttatttatatcagatcaattgttttgtttaaaaattttcatatataaaatgaaaaaatatagaatagaaCAAGCAGAGTATGAATATCAAACCCAAAACTTTTAAACTGCATAAATTCTGattactaattataattactaattaaattctttgtttatttgacaataatacaaataaatttactaaaaaccctaaaaaaatacagtattttaagaaatattaagaaaagttTGGGACAGAAAAGAAGATATAAAGGCTGAAAACACCTGCTTATATGTTTATCACCTACCGCTAAGCCAAGATGCCATGGTAACGTAGGGTTTCCTGAAGTGGTTCTTACTTTCTGCGATTAGTGCCTCacgttttataacattatttgtgGGTCTCCTGACATGGTGTTAAATTTGCCTAGGTTTTGATTTTTAGAAACAGTTTTAACAGCGGTAGGTTTCATTTTGATAAGttctctttaaaataatacatacaactatttattttggatGCTCGAATCCTTCTTAAAGAAGGACATTTGTTTTTGTGATCCATATGTGGCAGTAATGAAATGGATTTATCTACGAAAttagaaagaaaatgtttttagtgaTTGCACAAAATATTCTTAAGTGTATCACGTTTGCTggtaaaaatatgatcaataatGAAAAACttagttacttaaaaattaagtCAAATTGACTACTCTTGATATTATTAATGCAACGTACATAAATTTCTTCCTCATAAATTTTTTTCTCATACACGGTTTGTTTTGGGAGATTGCATAAAAGAAGTTAAATGGTTATTACGTTGTACTTcgttatcaatttttaaattttttatgtaatttttttcattactaaAATCTAAGATACTCCCATTAAAAGACTCTTATAAAAACCGCGGTCTCTCACGCACTGGGGATTCTTTTTTCTGTTGTATTGGCAACAACTGCTGCGCGAGCGTGGGGTCTGGTCAGCTCAGTAGCTGCCTGCCTCCCTCACCCCCTCTACCACCCACTACAAATATGGATCAGTTTCGGCAAAGCGTTTGACCTTGACGTACCGCTAGTCAAAACCTACACGGTCTGTGTGACCAGGCGTTTCCGTGAACGTTGTGCGCGTAGCGGTCTGCGAGACCAGGTGTTTCCTATAACGTGTGGTGGTGGGTATTTGAGACGAAAATTGGGACCGGCCAAGTACCAGTAGATCAGTGAACACTAGTGACCCAGATTATAGTGACAGGATACGTAGGTTGTTGGACTATGAAAGTGATGTCGATTCAGCTGAAAGTTTTGAAGAAGTTGACGATTCTGACGAAGACCCCGATTACATACTGTCCGAGGAGGGATGCTGCCTACGAGGGAGCCTGTGGTACCAGAAGAATCATCAGAAGATTCAGCAGATGAAGAAGCACTACTAGATCGTGACCAAGATGATTACGCTCTGCCAAATCCTGATAATCAAAACGTTTCTTTAGAAAATATTCAACCTGATGTTGCCTTACCGATTTTCTATCTTTTAAGGTCaaagaaaactgaatttggaCCTCCCAATGCTTGGACCTTCAAAACAGCCTATTACTCAGGTGAGAACTCCTGCCAGAAATATCATTAGAACTGGTTTGCCAGGTGTTAGGGGTGGCGCTAGAGCATTAGGGAACAAATCAAAGATAACAGAGATTTGGAATCTTTTATTTGGTGATGAGATGATAGACACTGTTTgtagtaaatacaaaacaaaaaaattgtagtgTCAAATTCCAAAATTGGGAGACAAAACGAATAAAAGTAACTACAGGGATACTAATTAAAACGAGATAAACGCACTTCTAGGTATAAATTATGCTTTCTTCAATTCTGAAGTCAAATGATGAGAAAATACTATCTTATGTTTTCCAAAGGCTCTTTCAGTCGACCTATATTTTCTAATACAATgtctgaaaaacaatatttagtttttaattgctTGCTTGAGATTTGACGATGCTAATACACGCAATGAAAGATTGAGAACCGATAAAACTGCACCAATATCagagatattttactaaattcatATCTAACTGTCAGAGAAATTATTGTGTTTCATCTGAAGTAACGGTGGATGAAATGTTAGTACCATTTAGAGGAAGATGGAATCATAAGGTCTACAtgccaaaaaacaaaaaaaatatggCATAAAAGTAATGTGTTTAGCGGATGCCAAGACATCATACTTGCTCCAATGCTTACATTTACGCAGGCAAAGGAAGTGACAGCTTAGGAGTAACAGAATCTGAGAAAGAGTTGAGCATTCCTACGCAATCCGTAGTCCGTCTGTGTCGCCCCTCCTCCAGGGATCCAACAGGAATGTAACGGCTGATAACTGGTTCACCTCCATTGAAGTATAATAGATGAACTGTTGAAGAGGAAATTGACTTACGTAGGtacaatgaaaaaaaacaaaaaacaaattcctGAAGAATTTCAGCCGAACCCTAATCGACCTCTTGGTTCTTCCATCTATGGATTCCGACCAAAAAATGACTCTTCTAAGCTACGTTCCTAAAAAGAATCGAGCTGTTATATTAGCATCAAGTATGCATCACACTGCTCAATACAATGAAGATAAGAAAAAGCcagaaattattttgtactacAACAGTACAAAATGTGGAGTAGATCTTCTCGACATGAAATGTGCAATATACTCTTCAAGCCGTAGAACCAGGCGTTGGCCTCTTGCTGTCTTCTACAGGCTTGTGAGCATAGGAACTATAAATTCATTTGTGATGTACATGAGTTTCAAGGACATACCCGATATGACACGCTTTGACTTCATAAAAGCTTTGGGCTACCAACTCATTGCCCCTCATGTACAAGCAAGATTGATGAACACCAACCGTTCCACGAGAACTACGGGCGAACATAGAGAAGACCATGGGTGAAGAGCAGCCAGAGCCACATCAACAGCCTCTAGCCCGGCAGCTTCAAGCCGATCTCCCACAAGTTCCGTCTGATAAAATGGAGAAAAGGAAAAACATGTTCTACTTGCCTATGggcaaaaacaaagaaaaactgcatATATGTGCATTGACTGCAAAAAGCCCGTGTGTTTGGAGTGtagtagaaaagttttgtttAGAATGTGcaaaaatacaagtaatttagatTCTTTATCTACCATAGATACTCGTTTCCtccttttttattagtatattatattagtagtacgtaacaaattaattaaatctaaatgttccataattaaattttagcttTGATTGATTTAGATTTATGATAAAGAAAACTAATTCATCTTTTGATcaaattttttgttgtaatatatggtattttttgtatatgtaacttaatataaataatcatataacaaattgaacttatttttttactgtgtaaccattatattcaatttatatttaagtgttgTGATAGAAGGCTACAAAAACGAAAACGCGGTCTCAGACACCAGTGTTTCCATTGACGTAACTTTGGATACGTTTTCCGTAATAGTGTTAATAagtcattaaaatatgtaatcgTTGCTTAAATATACTAAGAATgacatgtaataattattaagagCACTTACACCGATGAGCCGCCAAATTAACAGCTACAAATGTTTTTATGCAAACTAAGACCAGTAACTGATCAACTGTCACAATGTGAGCCAGGATGTCTGGCCTATCGCCAATCGTGGTGCCGTGCCAGCTGATCCACTATggtgttttatatgtaaaaactgGAAACAGTGTAAAAACCTCCAAGTTGTATCTATAGCGAGATAACCACTTAATAAAAAACGTGAAGCTTAGGGACTTACTTAGTTTTTATTATCACTATatatgatgttttaaatatatgttggTATGCAATAATATACAAAGCTTTTTACTACACAGGGTGTTTAAATAATGTGtggaaatattttgagaaatggtTAAGCAGGAGAAAGTAAATGTTAAAGATCTTATAACATAAAGGTCAATTTAGCTTCAGTTtgtgttggtttttttttgttctctgtCTGACTATATTAATATTAGATGTCTCATCTtttcatatcttaataaaatgttaatttctgaTAGATGAAATAATCGATTACAGTTAATGTAAaggtgtataaaaaaatataaagtaaaattgtatcaAAACTGACAATGATAACTGAAGTGCATTGAGCCACAGTAGTAAACATTGATCTGTTCCCTTGAATATCACCCGTCTCCAACAAACTACAGTAGTAGTCAACCATAGCGTTCCATgcaatttcctattgaataaaaGGTACGTCAGgcatatcaattttaaattgcataataaaaaaCTCTTTAAAGGTTATAggtatgttttaagtttaaaggGCAATGTTCTTTCTAGTGGCCTGAAGTCGGAGAGGAAAACAGGTACGAGTAGCATGAAATACTAACTGTTCTGTGCAACACTTGAACCATTTTACGCTTGAGTGAATGAATACTGAGTCCGGACTTATATTaatgaaagcacttatgatgtaatatgatggagccctaaaATAATTTCGAATACAAAGTGGGCGTATCTTCAACATTtatgaaaattctaaattttataattatgggaaaataaacattattatcacTGGATTTTTTTGCAGGTTTATTGTAAAAAGAAGCATTCCTAGTTCTATTGAGTTATTTCTCATACGTCACATCAAAGTTTGCTGTCggacaatacaaaaatatataaacagtcaGTCTTTAAGACATACATACTTTAATACTAATGTGTCTATATCTAGCCATTGTTACCTCCTTTAAGTCTAAGTTATTTTCTGTTCCGCTTAAAGATTTGCATGTTTaccccgattaagaaaatatacacatatgtaGGTTTCAAAGGTCAACTTTTGTCAATAAGTGATTTCATAAGGCTTTCATAGTTAACTTGGAATCCATGGTATTTCTGGTGGCCATTGTCACGCTTTGCTTATGTTGTCCCGATAAGGATAGTGCATAAAAAAGTGTTATCTTAGTCATAAAGTGacaattttctgaaattttaacctatttatcCGGCGTCAGATTTTTCTATTACTGGTAGTCACTCAACAAGTATGTCAAATTTTTCACACCTAAGCCACTTAACTATTTCGGATGTCGTTGTATGACATTGTGAAGTTGAGATAACATAGATAGAGTGTTTTTATCTGTTGCAATAACATCTCAACTATTATAACTagttaatcattattaaaaatctttaaattattgtacatataaGACATTACAAGGTTCAGTagtaattttaaatctgtttgtggataaaatctgttaaatttatgtggcgtgacgacccacacgtaatttaaattttaaaaagttctcgggttctaatgcgggacacggtgatggaatctagcccaggttgctgtaatataaaaattctctcctcggttggccaaataaaaacaatttagtttattgcgaaaacaatttgaattttattgcataatttagaatcagttgaacaattacaaatttagaacggggagtgagagagcgagagagcgatttcacgcgagcttgacgcgttcaaaaccctggcacgacgactgcgactcagaacaacgaactccagggagcagcgttgttcccagacgctacctcagcaaattcctgcctgttttaccacccagtaactgcgcagctgctctgggtatggaaaattaccaggcttactgctgaccagacttggacttacaattcatgtgctgaattaaaatatatatcttctccacctgcactgcttaacctaataagtctggctgcatatattcattaactcgttactacaattaaatgttatgctgaataaaaatataaaatatattaactgatgatttaatatttttaattggctgattaagaccgcatacgatgttaccggtctggtcttagaactatatgctggggtcgtcacactcccccccACCTTattaaaaccatacttgtccccaagtatgaggaaccatcagccagcagccagaagaaaagtctctaatctgcaggggaggatctctgtcctatccttttagcaagaaaatcttagtatatgttcattgattaccatgccagctgtcactcagtagcctcaactaaatgaaatttaaataaacaattgagttcacctaaaaaggcagaaatttcttttaataaaaaaaaagtatgcaaacgcgataacgtaattctttaattcgatccgatcgctcgctctcttctcaatgattgaacacaaaagatttcaggcttacaacacatatatcatggtatactacgatactaattcaagaccagtcattaacatcagataaccattatctctaatgacccaaatacgactacctaaccagtaacacatttaaagcaatacgtagtacaagggaactaaccagtgcttctaacttaatctaaaatacttaaacatttcaagttgaactacaacacaactacattctattaatctggttgagcactccaggataactatggtttgatgggtttaatttttaatgattaaaaatattagttgataacataccacattttgtagagcctaattaaatttaaaataattataaagtggtagttTTCTTTGTGTAGTTTGAaacgctactcccccattcctggttaaagcctcgtgggttttcactcggggccggtttcctcagtcaccccttactatggattataatggagttatcctgagttagttcacttgtacatcgactataacacaaaaccattataatatacacagccaacaagtagcatgtcatgaatgacatcaaacttaactaacaaaataaatcgttaagaaacatcctcaagaacagtacaaaaattgttaacatcttaattgttcttattaagctactaaggcatcggccaaaccattacagtactacattccataagggccctgaccaaaagacttaaaactagtggctcgacccagtttagtgggtggccgttacactgtaaatgcgaggggggtctctggaaaagcggtttcaaaaacctttcatcttttaaaaagtttgcgttgacgttcttctgaacatccaacaactggaggacacattcctcacacttctcgaccttcttcagtttcatgacagaaacaacaacaaaaaaaaaactaaaactaaaggttccgccccccacgcttggtttttaagggcattgtggacctgagggctccccaaggttttcacctcgcttacccctggaaacagggtagctcaccgagaccttcctcctacatttcattacattctactgatgccttagagcttaaaattaacataagccaaaaaatgttcatataaaactcacaattcacttaaaagaaaactaacaaacgaattacaactttactacttcggccagactggagacgttacaccgcttagttggttgcgcaagccaactaggcagttgcgacaagttagtctaacaattacTGTTGAATGCATGGgtatcaagccaacaatgggttacacagtccagaactttggggtaaaggtaggatcagggttaaagggtatgtttggatggccggcaggtccttttcctgtgccccatgtggttgtctcacatgtttatcttacttacattttgtcaatcgcttaaaatattagccaattatcgaataatttggaaaattatatctccaagtctgcctgatcagAACACAAGATCAGTtacacattccacaacactacaatttaacaaattaaaatgtttacatctaaaaacatggttacatcaacaatcaccaatctaacataactacgagtatattccttaatacatcttccagtgtctcctttaacaactgtcccgtgtgcacacatctctcaacacaacttgactagtcaaaccacaattaacacaaatcgatcattccttactcaagttctttgaaagattattctgtcacagcattaacacgaatgtctggagcaatcggtatggagtttgccaagcaaaacttcctcaccataccacagtgagttgagggactcacacttattcagagtgtcattactcacagttacaaagcttgtatcacgtcccgcagtcgctcgagattaacaacttcgactgcctccacgttctgttcaacatcgtttatctctccagggttcacaccctcttggtctccttcaggactgtctagtgacgtcaggcctctcacttttgcgaagacctcggtcagagtggcggagcggacgctgtcggcgacggttccggcgactcgaccaccatgccatcacaggcataacaaatctgtaacacatgtacacaagcatcaggattgacactaacccaaaactaccagcagctgccacttttgcagcataaaaccttcgaccaaacag
The Homalodisca vitripennis isolate AUS2020 chromosome 4, UT_GWSS_2.1, whole genome shotgun sequence DNA segment above includes these coding regions:
- the LOC124361205 gene encoding uncharacterized protein LOC124361205, which produces MTLLSYVPKKNRAVILASSMHHTAQYNEDKKKPEIILYYNSTKCGVDLLDMKCAIYSSSRRTRRWPLAVFYRLVSIGTINSFVMYMSFKDIPDMTRFDFIKALGYQLIAPHVQARLMNTNRSTRTTGEHREDHG